From Mycolicibacterium nivoides, a single genomic window includes:
- a CDS encoding very short patch repair endonuclease has product MEASWASSAATRASMVANRRRDTKPELAVRRLVHATGLRYRVDYAPLPGNKRSRADLVFTRVKVVVFIDGCFWHGCPQHHTFPATNADYWRSKVEGNRARDARTDAALREAGWTVLRFWEHEDPAVVAGRIVETVRVSRPR; this is encoded by the coding sequence GTGGAGGCGAGTTGGGCGAGCAGTGCTGCCACCCGCGCGTCCATGGTGGCCAACCGGCGCCGTGACACGAAACCGGAACTGGCCGTGAGGCGACTGGTCCACGCAACCGGCCTGCGATACCGCGTCGACTACGCGCCCCTACCCGGCAACAAGCGCTCGCGGGCCGACCTCGTGTTCACCCGCGTCAAGGTCGTTGTTTTCATCGACGGCTGTTTCTGGCACGGCTGCCCGCAGCATCACACATTCCCGGCCACCAACGCCGACTACTGGCGGTCCAAGGTCGAGGGGAACCGTGCGCGGGACGCGCGGACCGACGCCGCGTTGCGCGAAGCGGGTTGGACGGTGCTGCGGTTCTGGGAGCACGAAGACCCCGCCGTGGTCGCGGGACGCATCGTGGAGACCGTTCGCGTATCACGCCCGCGGTGA
- a CDS encoding uracil-DNA glycosylase family protein: MATNTRRRQLDLIAKQIKACRACDELNVPGVTGSARGYGSEYSPVAIVGQSLCRKCMDSGIPFTGGSGTYIDRALRLIDRKKSELFITNVVHCHPPDDRKSRRYEIDNCRHFLDAELDVVAPRLIIGLGEDAEKVLTERYPDGHHLPWPFDEPRWSKPDLTYLLFPEHPGSLRFKKTADRAYYSPSLARAITWGFEVG, from the coding sequence ATGGCGACGAACACCAGACGGCGACAGCTGGACCTCATCGCTAAGCAGATCAAGGCGTGTCGGGCCTGCGACGAGTTGAACGTGCCCGGCGTCACGGGGTCCGCACGTGGGTACGGATCGGAGTATTCGCCCGTGGCGATCGTCGGACAGAGCCTGTGCCGCAAATGCATGGACTCGGGGATCCCGTTCACCGGCGGCAGTGGAACCTACATCGACCGCGCGCTGCGGCTCATCGACCGGAAGAAGTCCGAACTGTTCATCACCAACGTGGTGCACTGTCACCCGCCGGACGACCGGAAGTCGCGGCGGTACGAGATCGACAACTGCAGACACTTCCTCGACGCGGAGTTGGACGTTGTGGCGCCGCGTCTGATCATCGGTCTCGGCGAAGACGCGGAGAAGGTACTGACGGAGCGCTACCCCGACGGACACCACCTGCCGTGGCCGTTCGATGAGCCGCGTTGGTCCAAACCGGACTTGACGTACCTACTGTTCCCCGAGCACCCGGGGTCCCTGCGGTTCAAGAAGACAGCCGACCGCGCGTACTACTCGCCGAGTCTCGCCCGCGCGATCACGTGGGGATTCGAGGTCGGGTAG